In Streptococcus parauberis NCFD 2020, the sequence CTAAGACTTTTCTGTCAAAACGACCTGGTCTAAGCAGTGCAGGGTCTAATACATCACTACGGTTAGTTGCTGCAATAACGATGATGCTTTCATTACCTTCAAATCCATCCATTTCAATCAATAGTTGATTCAAAGTTTGTTCACGTTCATCGTTACCGCCACCCATACCAGCTCCGCGACGACGACCAACAGCATCGATTTCATCAATAAAGATAATTGCACGTTCAGCTTTCTTCGCATCCTCAAAAAGAGAACGGACACGGCTAGCACCGACCCCAACAAACATTTCAACGAAGTCAGAACCAGAAATACTAAAGAAAGGAACAGCTGCTTCACCAGCAACAGCTTTTGCAAGTAAAGTTTTACCAGTTCCGGGAGGCCCCTCTAAAAGAACACCAGACGGAATACGAGCACCCAAAGCTTTATATTTTTTTGGATTTTTAAGAAAATCAACAACTTCAACAAGTTCTTGTTTTTCTTCCTCTGCTCCTGCTACATCAGTAAAACGAACTTTAACATCGTCTTTATTTTGTGATTTAGCTTTATTTTTACCAAAACTCATTGCACCACGAGCGCCACCGCCACCTTGATTCATCATCATAATCATAAAACCAGCGAAAATGACAATAGGTAGGAAACTCATCAGCAATGAAATCCAAGTGCCGCTTGAACTTTCTGGCTTAACAGTAATTATTGTACCAGATTTATCAGCTGCACTCGTAACCTCTTTTAGTGTAGAATCTGTAGGTAATACTAAAGCATTAAATTCAGAAACTTCTCTAGCTGAACCAGGTCCAAAAAAGGAAATATTGGGATCAGATTTTACTTTTTTTGGCTTATCATATTCACCCTTAACTTGGATGATACTGCCACTTGGTTGATAAGTTATGCTTTTAACATCACCAGCCTTAACTTGTTTGATTAGCTTTGAATAACTAATCTGTTGGCTTTGTGTACTTGTTCCTTTTAAATAATATTGAAAACCTGTGATAACCACAACAATCAATAAAATATAAATAAAAGAATTTTTCACAAATCCGTTATTCTTATTATTTTTCATATAGTGATAATTGACCTTTTTCTATTTTGTATAGACTTCTTCTTTTAATACTCCAACGTACGGTAGATTACGATAGTTTTCCGCGTAATCTAAACCAAATCCTACAATAAATTCATTTGGTACATCATAACAAACATAGTCCGCATCGATATCGACAACACGACCTTCAGGTTTGTCAAACAAAGTAACAATTTTTACTGAATTAGCTTGACGGTATTTAAACATATCACGTAAATATTTCAAAGTACGTCCAGTATCAATAATATCTTCGACAAAGATAATATCTCTACCTTCAATATTTGTGTCCACATCTTTTAAGATTTGAACTTCACCACTACTTGTAGTACCGCCATGATAACTAGAAACGACCATGAAATCAATTTCAACATGAGTATCAATGTGCTTCATTAATTCAGCCATAAATGGAACTGATCCTTTTAAAACACCAACCATTAAAGGATTTTTCCCTTGATAATCTTCAGTTAGTTTTTGACCTAGTTCTTTTGTTTTGTTAATAATGTCTTCTTCTGAATAGAGGATTCTTTTAATATCTTGCTCCAGCATGATGTCACCTTTTTTCTAATTTTTCAACATACAGTTTAGCCAACATTATATCATGTTTAGATGCTTTTCTCAAATATGTTTTATCAGCAATAATAACAAATATAATCTGGTCATCTTGTAATCCAATTATAGCATTTTCTCGCTCTTTAGCAGTGAATTTGTCATCTATAAAGAGTCTTCTGATTTTTTTTGAAAATTGACCAAAATCAATTTTATCACCAGCCTGTCGTCCACGCAAAGTAATTGGTGTCATCTGATAGACTGGTATTTGAAATACACTATCTTGTTCTTGAGATAAGGGACTAAAGGTAAAAGTAAAATTATTGTACTTATTACTAGTACCATATTCTATCAGAACATGACTGAGATTTCCCTCCGTCTTTGGACTGAATTTTTCAATAACAAATTGATTTTCTTGAATGTCTAATTGATAACTTTGATTTATCGGATATGTCCCAATTTTTTTACGTCTAACTAATGATAACAAATCCTCAAATTGACTTTTTGAGATCACTAAATCAGTAAAGCGTTCGAGATATTCTTGAAAACAAAAAAATTGAACAGCTCTGCTATTCCCCAAAAAATACGAAAATTGATTGAGTTTATCAGCATAGATTAAATCTTTCAAAGCTTGAACAAGCAAGTGAGATTCTTGAGCTAAATCTCGCAAAGCAAAATCAAACTGCGGATTTTCCTGTCGTAGTTCCGGAAGATACTGATTTCTAATCCGATTTCTTAAGTAGTCATTTGTTTGATTAGAAGCATCTTCAAAGTGAAAGATATCTGGCAAGTCAGCTTTAGCTATGGTTAGAAAAGGCCGGATTAGTTGACCACTTCCAAAAGATTGACACTCTTTAATAGAAGAAAGGTGTCTTAATCTCGTTCCTCTGAGCAGACGCATAAAGACTGTTTCAACTTGATCGTCTGCATGATGAGCTGTCACCAAGGCAGAATAATTTTCAGTTTCCATGATTTTCTTAAAAAAAGCATAACGAAAATCACGGGCTTTGCTTTCACTAAAATGACCTGAAAAAGCTGTTTGATAAAAAGGAATATTATTTTTTTTTGCCCAAGATTCGAGATAGGCTTCTTCTTGATCAGATTCCAAACGTTGTTTGTGATTGACATGTGCAATTGCAATATTAATCTCCAAATTTTTCTGGTTAACATGCAAAAAGTGCAGTAAATTCATTGAATCTACTCCACCAGATACTGCTATTAATACCCGTTGATGTTGGTCGAATAAGCCTTTATTTTTGATATAATTATAAATTTTTTGATATGTCATTTTAATATAGAGTATACGTCATCGGCAATTTTACTTAAATCATCATAATCTGACTTATCAGTAAAAATAGAAAGGATAAATGGAGAATCAGCATAAACAATGGCGACATCATGCTTATAATCATAAGCATCTCCAATTTTATGAGCTACTGGAACTTTGATGTTTTTAGAAATACGTTGATCATCAAAATCAGTATGGGATAAGTAAGATACTATCTTGCCATTTTGATAATAGATAGCTTCCATTACACTAGCTGCTTGTCGTGAAGATAAATTGCGTTTTTCCATATCCCATGGTGCTCCAGATAAAGCTTGCATTTGGGTAGAAAAATTTGAAGTATATTTATCAGCACCATAATATCCTAAAATATTAGTAGCCACATTGTCTGAATGCTGGGAAACACCTTGTAATAAGTTATCTACACTATATTCTTTATTGTCAGCTTTTTTACTAATTTGACCGGAACCTGAAGGATCATAGTCACCATTAAAATGATTGACTTGATCGACATACTTAAATTTGCTATCAAGTCTTAATTGTCCATTATTGACTCTTTCCTGAACAAAATATAAAGTTCCTAATTTAGCAATACTAGCTGCATACATTTGTTTGTCAGCATTAATTCCTGCACTTGCTTGTGTATTAATCTGTTTCACAAAAACAGAGTAATTATCTTTATTATATTTTTCAGAAAGCATTTCTTGAACTTTAATCATCCGGTTATCTGAGGTCGACAAGCCACTAGCAGAAACCCAACCTTTATCATCAATATAATAATAATTACCTTGTTGTGTTTGTGCTAGCTTACTAGCATGGACTTTCTGATAACTGTCAATTGTCTTTTTAGAAGCTGGAATTCCCTTAACATAAGGTTGATCATATACTGTAAGATTTGGTTGTGTCCAAAAATCTTGATTGACTTCTAGTTGATTGATTAAGGTGTCATCAAAAATCAATTGCTTATTAGCTTCAATGTAATTACCATCAGTTAAATGAAAGACGGGTTTCCCGTTAGCATTAATCAGTAAATCTGTAATTTTGAAATCTTCATTGGGAACAATTGCTTTAGCAAATTGACTTAATTCTAAATCTTTGTAACTATTTACTTCCGAGAAAACATTAGGATTACTAGGTATTGAATTAAAATAAGTGACCTTGGTAATCACTGACTGACCTAATTGAAAAATTTTTTCTTTACTTAAGTGAAGCGTCTTCTCAGTAGAAATAATTGGAATTGGAGACATGAAAAAAAATATTACAAAAATAGCTAGTAATTTCTTCATTTTATCTCCTTTCCCTTATTTATTTTCCTGATAGGTATCTTCTTTTAGTTTTTGATTTTCAGCATGTAACTCTTCTAATTTTTGATCAGAATAGGCTAAAAATGTTTCGATTTTTTTAATCATATCATCCATATTATTTTGGTAATAATCCTGGAATAGGATAAATTTTTTCCCCTTCCCTAGATAGATAATACTTTGCACGCGCATATTTTCTGACGTAATCGTCATCTTTTAATTGCTTTGCAAAACTTTGTTCTTTTTTGGTACTTTTTTCCAAAGCTTTATATTCTTTTTTCAATTTGATAATTTGTTGATTTTGTTGTTCCAAACCAACATAACTTTTTACCAAATTAAATGTTGGAAGAATAAAAAGAAAAATCATTACCACTAAAATCCAACCAATAAATCGATTGCGTTTTTTGTCTTCTTCTTCTTCAAAACGTTTTTTTAACTTTTCACTATGGATGTATTGATTATTTAATTGAACAATACTAGGCTTCTTCATTGCTTTCTACCCTT encodes:
- the ftsH gene encoding ATP-dependent zinc metalloprotease FtsH, translated to MKNNKNNGFVKNSFIYILLIVVVITGFQYYLKGTSTQSQQISYSKLIKQVKAGDVKSITYQPSGSIIQVKGEYDKPKKVKSDPNISFFGPGSAREVSEFNALVLPTDSTLKEVTSAADKSGTIITVKPESSSGTWISLLMSFLPIVIFAGFMIMMMNQGGGGARGAMSFGKNKAKSQNKDDVKVRFTDVAGAEEEKQELVEVVDFLKNPKKYKALGARIPSGVLLEGPPGTGKTLLAKAVAGEAAVPFFSISGSDFVEMFVGVGASRVRSLFEDAKKAERAIIFIDEIDAVGRRRGAGMGGGNDEREQTLNQLLIEMDGFEGNESIIVIAATNRSDVLDPALLRPGRFDRKVLVGRPDVKGREAILKVHAKNKPLDEDVNLKVVAQQTPGFVGADLENVLNEAALVAARRNKTKIDASDIDEAEDRVIAGPSKKDRTISKREREMVAYHEAGHTIVGLTLSNARVVHKVTIVPRGRAGGYMIALPKEDQMLLSKDDLNEQLAGLMGGRVAEEIIFNAQTTGASNDFEQATQMARAMVTEYGMSEKLGPVQYEGNHAMMPGQMTTEKSYSAQTAQMIDDEVRELLNQARNKAADIINENRETHKLIAEALLKYETLDAAQIKSIYETGKMPEDKDGDNDDVHALSYEEIKDKMITEDENPSSQEHSTEE
- the hpt gene encoding hypoxanthine phosphoribosyltransferase, with translation MLEQDIKRILYSEEDIINKTKELGQKLTEDYQGKNPLMVGVLKGSVPFMAELMKHIDTHVEIDFMVVSSYHGGTTSSGEVQILKDVDTNIEGRDIIFVEDIIDTGRTLKYLRDMFKYRQANSVKIVTLFDKPEGRVVDIDADYVCYDVPNEFIVGFGLDYAENYRNLPYVGVLKEEVYTK
- the tilS gene encoding tRNA lysidine(34) synthetase TilS; the encoded protein is MTYQKIYNYIKNKGLFDQHQRVLIAVSGGVDSMNLLHFLHVNQKNLEINIAIAHVNHKQRLESDQEEAYLESWAKKNNIPFYQTAFSGHFSESKARDFRYAFFKKIMETENYSALVTAHHADDQVETVFMRLLRGTRLRHLSSIKECQSFGSGQLIRPFLTIAKADLPDIFHFEDASNQTNDYLRNRIRNQYLPELRQENPQFDFALRDLAQESHLLVQALKDLIYADKLNQFSYFLGNSRAVQFFCFQEYLERFTDLVISKSQFEDLLSLVRRKKIGTYPINQSYQLDIQENQFVIEKFSPKTEGNLSHVLIEYGTSNKYNNFTFTFSPLSQEQDSVFQIPVYQMTPITLRGRQAGDKIDFGQFSKKIRRLFIDDKFTAKERENAIIGLQDDQIIFVIIADKTYLRKASKHDIMLAKLYVEKLEKR
- a CDS encoding serine hydrolase, which gives rise to MKKLLAIFVIFFFMSPIPIISTEKTLHLSKEKIFQLGQSVITKVTYFNSIPSNPNVFSEVNSYKDLELSQFAKAIVPNEDFKITDLLINANGKPVFHLTDGNYIEANKQLIFDDTLINQLEVNQDFWTQPNLTVYDQPYVKGIPASKKTIDSYQKVHASKLAQTQQGNYYYIDDKGWVSASGLSTSDNRMIKVQEMLSEKYNKDNYSVFVKQINTQASAGINADKQMYAASIAKLGTLYFVQERVNNGQLRLDSKFKYVDQVNHFNGDYDPSGSGQISKKADNKEYSVDNLLQGVSQHSDNVATNILGYYGADKYTSNFSTQMQALSGAPWDMEKRNLSSRQAASVMEAIYYQNGKIVSYLSHTDFDDQRISKNIKVPVAHKIGDAYDYKHDVAIVYADSPFILSIFTDKSDYDDLSKIADDVYSILK
- a CDS encoding SP_0009 family protein; this translates as MDDMIKKIETFLAYSDQKLEELHAENQKLKEDTYQENK
- a CDS encoding FtsB family cell division protein, whose product is MKKPSIVQLNNQYIHSEKLKKRFEEEEDKKRNRFIGWILVVMIFLFILPTFNLVKSYVGLEQQNQQIIKLKKEYKALEKSTKKEQSFAKQLKDDDYVRKYARAKYYLSREGEKIYPIPGLLPK